From a single Carassius auratus strain Wakin chromosome 38, ASM336829v1, whole genome shotgun sequence genomic region:
- the cox5b2 gene encoding cytochrome c oxidase subunit 5B2, protein MASRILLRACRLTLMGRQNILMKTPQRAMAGKGIPTDEEQAAGLERRILQAMKKGQDPYSILKPKEYTGTRDDPHIVPSINNKRLVGCLCEEDNTAVVWFWLHEGNPQRCPSCGSHYKLVHHELPH, encoded by the exons ATGGCAAGCAGAATCCTTCTGAGAGCCTGTCGCCTGACTCTGATGGgaagacaaaatattttaatgaaaacccCTCAGCGTGCGATGGCCGGTAAAG gAATCCCGACAGATGAAGAGCAGGCAGCGGGGCTGGAGAGACGCATCCTGCAGGCCATGAAGAAAGGCCAG GATCCATACAGCATTCTCAAGCCAAAGGAATACACTGGGACCAGAGACGACCCTCATATCGTCCCCAGCATCAATAACAAACGACTGGTCGGCTGCCTCt GTGAGGAGGACAACACTGCGGTCGTTTGGTTCTGGCTTCACGAGGGAAACCCTCAGCGCTGTCCGTCCTGCGGCTCACACTACAAACTGGTCCATCACGAGCTGCCACACTGA
- the dnajc12 gene encoding dnaJ homolog subfamily C member 12 produces MEAILNCTKEDLEDYYGLLGCDELSTTEQILSEFKVRALACHPDKHPENPTAVEEFQKLQEAKEVLTDEKKRKNYDLWLRSRIAIPFSEWQALSDSVKTSMHWAVRSKKEAMLEAAKDPDPVSVHKVNLSEEKPSESYDYWHHRFRWAGEAPSGLLQKFRNYEI; encoded by the exons ATGGAGGCGATACTGAACTGCACAAAAGAAGATTTGGAAGATTATTACGGGCTTCTCGGCTGCGATGAACTCTCAACG ACTGAACAGATTTTGAGTGAGTTTAAAGTGAGAGCTCTGGCCTGCCATCCTGACAAACACCCCGAGAACCCCACAGCAG TGGAGGAGTTCCAGAAGTTACAGGAGGCTAAAGAGGTTCTCACGgatgagaagaaaagaaagaattatGATCTCTGGCTCAGAAGTCGAATTGCAATCCCGTTCAGCGAGTGGCAAGCGCTCAGTGACTCTGTTAAAACA TCAATGCATTGGGCCGTGAGGAGCAAGAAAGAGGCGATGCTTGAGGCTGCAAAAGATCCAGATCCAGTGAGCGTGCACAAAGTGAATCTGTCGGAGGAGAAACCCTCTGAATCCT ATGATTATTGGCATCACAGGTTCCGCTGGGCTGGAGAAGCTCCCTCAGGCCTTTTACAGAAGTTCAGGAACtatgaaatataa
- the LOC113056620 gene encoding NAD-dependent protein deacetylase sirtuin-1-like, which yields MTSQRYRKFFRSPPPPFAHCLAKMADGENKRAAAAEPLLKRPRLGEPEHGAVGETEPVKAEPALMDESLNNNNHRTEPEPKPELPDRIDTGVHPNGFTSPDLPRADDDDDDCSSHASSSDWTPQPQISSYRFIQQHIMRGTDPRAILRNLLPETVLPADLNDMTLWQIIINISEPPKRKKRKDVNTLKDVVRLLKERKKILVLTGAGVSVSCGIPDFRSRDGIYARLAVDFPDLPDPQAMFDIDYFRRDPRPFFKFAKEIYPGQFQPSPCHRFISMLDKKGRLLRNYTQNIDTLEQVSGIQNIIQCHGSFATASCLVCKHKVDCEAVREDIFNQVVPHCPRCPADVPYAIMKPDIVFFGENLPEFFHRAMKQDKDEVDLLIVIGSSLKVRPVALIPSSVPHDVPQVLINREPLPHLNFDVELLGDCDVIVNELCHRLGGDFEQLCYDSSRLSQITEKPSTGASEDTAPSLQKKEAQTAAGRTSPRPEPSPETNSEPKEHYLKTADPPHADVRRRRCWRRRLWQSPISRRLGASQYLFQAPNRYVFHGAEVYSSSEDESSSSCDSDVEEENPDKDTETLQEREHTLLQTHCTAETQPQSTQ from the exons ATGACGTCACAGCGTTACCGGAAGTTCTTccgctctcctcctcctccgttcGCTCACTGTCTGGCGAAGATGGCGGACGGCGAAAATAAACGGGCCGCCGCCGCCGAGCCGCTTCTGAAGAGACCGAGGCTCGGTGAACCGGAGCACGGCGCAGTCGGCGAAACCGAACCGGTGAAGGCGGAACCGGCGCTGATGGACGAGTCACTGAACAACAACAACCACCGAACCGAACCAGAACCAAAGCCAGAGCTCCCCG ACCGAATTGACACAGGTGTCCACCCCAATGGTTTCACATCTCCTGATCTTCCTcgcgctgatgatgatgatgatgattgctCGTCTCACGCCAGCTCCAGTGACTGGACGCCTCAACCACAGATCA GCTCGTATCGGTTCATTCAGCAGCACATCATGAGAGGAACCGACCCGAGGGCCATTCTGAGAAACCTGCTTCCCGAAACGGTTCTCCCGGCGGATCTGAACGATATGACGCTGTGGCAGATCATCATCAACATCTCAGAACCGCCCAAAAGAAAGAAACGCAAAGACGTCAACACGCTGAAGGACGTGGTGCGGCTCCTGAAAGAGAGGAAGAAGATTCTGGTGCTCACGGGCGCCGGG GTGTCTGTTTCCTGCGGGATTCCTGACTTCCGGTCTCGAGACGGCATATACGCTCGACTCGCTGTCGACTTTCCTGACCTCCCTGATCCTCAGGCCATGTTCGACATAGACTACTTCAGAAGAGATCCGAGGCCTTTTTTCAAATTTGCCAAG GAAATCTACCCGGGACAGTTCCAGCCGTCTCCATGTCACAGGTTCATCTCGATGCTGGATAAGAAGGGAAGGTTATTAAGGAACTACACTCAGAATATCGACACGCTGGAGCAGGTGTCTGGGATCCAGAACATCATTCAGTGTCATG GCTCCTTTGCGACTGCTTCCTGTCTTGTCTGTAAACACAAGGTTGACTGTGAAGCCGTAAGAGAGGATATATTCAACCAG GTGGTTCCTCACTGTCCGAGGTGTCCGGCCGATGTCCCCTACGCCATCATGAAACCAGACATCGTCTTCTTCGGCGAGAACCTTCCGGAGTTCTTCCACCGAGCCATGAAGCAGGACAAAGATGAGGTGGATCTTCTGATCGTCATCGGCTCCTCACTGAAAGTCCGGCCGGTGGCTCTCATTCCCA GCTCTGTACCTCATGATGTCCCTCAAGTCCTGATCAACCGCGAGCCGCTGCCGCACCTGAACTTCGACGTGGAGCTGCTCGGAGACTGTGACGTCATCGTGAACGAACTCTGCCATCGTCTGGGGGGCGACTTCGAGCAGCTGTGCTACGACTCGTCCCGTCTCAGCCAGATCACGGAGAAACCGTCCACAGGAGCGTCAGAGGACACGGCACCGTCTCTCCAGAAGAAGGAAGCGCAGACAGCAGCCGGAAGAACAAGTCCTCGTCCAGAGCCTTCACCAGAAACTAACTCAGAGCCGAAAGAACATTATCTGAAGACAGCAGATCCTCCGCATGCTGACGTGCGGAGAAGACGATGCTGGAGAAGACGACTCTGGCAGAGTCCAATCAGCAGACGACTCGGAG CCTCGCAGTATTTATTCCAAGCACCGAACCGCTACGTCTTCCACGGCGCCGAGGTCTACTCGAGTTCAGAGGACGAGTCGTCCAGTTCCTGCGACAGCGACGTCGAGGAAGAAAACCCAGACAAAGACACAGAGACACTACAGGAGCGTGAACACACACTCCTTCAAACACACTGCACTGCAGAAACACAGCCACAATCCACACAGTAA
- the cacul1 gene encoding CDK2-associated and cullin domain-containing protein 1, with product MEEMQGVEDDNHNCRAQAESVCSPTQVCVDHDSSSDTCESTSALLLNSTAKFHLNVMTAEEYKTVYWPKLERAIEHLLTQSPMDHISISYEQIYSQVYKCVCQQHSELLYNDLMWKIRSHLEQVSSELQAGPAEDLIENFNRALTRYTAALHCIVPVFIYMNKFYIETKLNRDLRDDLMKLFSDHVAEKHIGTLLPLLKKAHSMPFQVKPSTMESVVKGLYALRPDWVPLAPALFSRFIPQIHPPALESQLLFYADQDKKLQMELHQKGFSRGDQSRKRASEES from the exons ATGGAGGAGATGCAGGGGGTCGAGGATGATAATCATAACTGTCGCGCGCAGGCTGAGAGTGTGTGTTCACCTACACAGGTGTGTGTGGACCACGACTCCAGCAGTGACACCTGTGAGTCCACTTCTGCGCTGCTGCTCAACTCCACCGCCAAGTTCC ACTTGAACGTGATGACAGCAGAAGAATACAAGACGGTTTACTGGCCAAAACTTGAGCGAGCCATTGAGCATCTGCTCACTCAAAGCCCGATGGACCACATCTCCATCTCATACGAACAGATCTACAG TCAGGTTTATAAGTGTGTGTGCCAGCAGCACTCGGAGCTGCTCTACAACGATCTGATGTGGAAGATCAGGTCTCATCTAGAGCAAGTGTCTTCTGAGCTACAG GCCGGTCCAGCAGAAGATTTAATAGAAAACTTTAACCGGGCTCTGACGCGCTACACAGCCGCTCTGCACTGCATCGTTCCCGTCTTCATCTACATG AACAAGTTCTACATTGAGACGAAGCTGAACCGCGACCTGCGGGACGATCTGATGAAGCTCTTCTCCGATCACGTCGCAGAGAAACACATCGGCACGCTCCTGC CTCTTCTTAAAAAGGCTCATTCCATGCCGTTTCAAGTCAAGCCATCAACTATGGAGAGTGTTGTGAAAGGTCTTTATGCCCTCCGGCCAG ACTGGGTTCCTCTTGCTCCGGCTCTGTTCTCCAGATTCATTCCTCAGATCCATCCTCCCGCTCTTGAATCTCAGCTCCTGTTTTATGCGGATCAAGATAAGAAACTGCAGATGGAGCTTCATCAGAAAGGTTTCTCCAG GGGCGATCAGTCGAGGAAGCGAGCGAGTGAAGAGTCGTGA